CAGGCGGACATGGGGGCTTCTCCTGAATTGCTGGTGTTTTCCGTTCATGCCGTGCCAGCGTGTCGGGAACTGAAGCCGTCAGAGCCCCTTGGCCAGTGCGGCAACCCGGTCCGTGCGCTCCCAGGGGAGGTCCAGGTCGGTGCGGCCGAAATGGCCGTAGGCCGCGGTCTGGCGGTAGATCGGCCGCCGCAGGTCGAGCTGTTCGATGATGGCTGCCGGACGCAGATCGAACTGGCGGTTGATGAGCTCCGCGAGCTTGTCGTCGGAGAGCTTCCCGGTACCGAAGGTTTCCACGAAGACCGCCACCGGCCGCGCCACGCCGATGGCATAGGCGATCTGAATCTCCACGCGCTTGGCCAGATCGGCGGCAACGATATTCTTGGCCACATAACGTGCTGCGTAGGCGCCCGAACGGTCGACCTTGGTGGGGTCCTTGCCGGAAAAAGCGCCGCCGCCGTGGCGAGCCACGCCTCCGTAGGTATCGACGATAATCTTGCGGCCGGTCAGGCCTGCGTCGCCGTGGGGACCGCCGACCACAAAGCGTCCGGTGGGGTTGATGAAGTAGCGGGTCGTATCGTCCAACAGCCCTTCCGGGATGACGGGCTTGACCACCTTGGCGATGATGTCCTGCCGGATTTGCTCCAGTTCAACGTCGGGATTGTGCTGGGCCGAGATGACCACCGTGTCGATACGCACCGGCTTGCCGTCCTCGAACTGCACCGTGACCTGGCTCTTGCCGTCCGGCCGCAGGTAGGGGATGTCGCCCGATTTCCTGGCGCTTGCCAGCCTGCGGGTCAGGCCGTGGGCCAGGGCGATGCTGGTGGGCAGGTATGCCTCGGTTTCGTCCGTGGCGTAGCCGAAAACCATGCCCTGGTCGCCGGCTCCCACCGAATCAAGGTAGCCGTCGTGACTGCTGCCGCTGCGGTGCTCAAGGGCGGTGTCGACACCCTGGGCGATGTCGGGCGACTGCTGATCCAGGGATACCAGAATCGCACTGTGCTCAGAATCCAGCCCCAGTTCGGCGCTGGTGTAACCGACGTCGGCGATGGTGTCCCGCGCCACCCGTACCGCGTTGATCTGGCCGGATGAGGATGTCTCGCCGATGATCACCACTAAGCCGGTGGTGACGCTCGTTTCGCAGGCAACACGGGCAAGCGGGTCCTTCTCGAGCAAGGCGTCCAGTACCGCGTCGGATATCTGGTCGGCAAGCTTGTCGGGATGCCCTTCGGTGACCG
This sequence is a window from Oryzomonas sagensis. Protein-coding genes within it:
- the metK gene encoding methionine adenosyltransferase yields the protein MAAKNHLFTSESVTEGHPDKLADQISDAVLDALLEKDPLARVACETSVTTGLVVIIGETSSSGQINAVRVARDTIADVGYTSAELGLDSEHSAILVSLDQQSPDIAQGVDTALEHRSGSSHDGYLDSVGAGDQGMVFGYATDETEAYLPTSIALAHGLTRRLASARKSGDIPYLRPDGKSQVTVQFEDGKPVRIDTVVISAQHNPDVELEQIRQDIIAKVVKPVIPEGLLDDTTRYFINPTGRFVVGGPHGDAGLTGRKIIVDTYGGVARHGGGAFSGKDPTKVDRSGAYAARYVAKNIVAADLAKRVEIQIAYAIGVARPVAVFVETFGTGKLSDDKLAELINRQFDLRPAAIIEQLDLRRPIYRQTAAYGHFGRTDLDLPWERTDRVAALAKGL